ACGGGCGCGCCCGCGCGCGAGTCGCGTCCCGAGCCGCGCAGCGCCCCGGCGCCAGCGCGGCGCGCGCGGCGGAAGCGCGGCGATCTCACGCTGCCGCCCCTCGAACTGCTCGAGCCGCCCACGGTGCGCAGCGAGGCGGCCGACAAGCGCTTCGTGGAGGAGCGCGCGAAGGTGCTGGTGGACAAGCTGGCGAGCTTCAACATCGGCGGGCGCGTCAGCGCCATGAGCCAGGGACCGGTGGTCACCACCTACGAGTTCGAGCCGGACACCGGCGTGAAGGTCAACCAGATCCTCAGCCGCCGCGAGGACCTCGCGCTCGCGCTGCGCAGCAAGGAGCTGCGCATGGTGGCGCCGATTCCCGGCAAGGCGGCCGTGGGCGTGGAGCTGCCGAATCCGAAGCCGCGGGTCATCCGCCTGCGCGAGGTGCTCGAGGCGACGGATCCCGTGGGCGCGGGCGGCCAGCTCGCCCTCGCGCTGGGCGTGGACGTGGACGGCCGCGCCACCTGGACCGACCTCGCCGACATGCCGCACCTGCTGGTGGCCGGCGCGACGGGGACGGGCAAGAGCGTCTGCATCAACACGCTGCTGGTGAGCCTGCTGCTCGCGCACACGCCGGACACGCTCCGCCTCTTCCTCGTGGATCCCAAGATGCTGGAGCTCAGCGTCTACAACGAGATCCCGCACCTCATGCACCCGGTGATCACGGACAACCGCGTCGCGCTGCAGGCGCTGAACTGGCTGGTGGGGGAGATGGAGCGGCGCTACCTGCTGCTCAAGCCGGTAGGCGTGCGGAACATCGGCGAGTACAACGACAAGGTGCGCGCCGGTGAGGTGACGGACCGCGACGGCCAGCGCGTCGACGAGACGCTGCCCTTCCTCGTGGGCGTCGTCGAGGAGTTCGCGGACCTGATGATGACCCTGGGCAAGGACATCCAGACGCCCATCGTGCGCCTGGCGCAGATGGCCCGCGCCGTGGGCATCCACCTGGTGCTCGCGACGCAGCGGCCGAGCGTGGACATCATCGACGGCGTGATCAAGGCGAACTTTCCGAGCCGAATCGCGTTCAAGGTCTTCAGTCGCTTCGACTCGAAGACCATCCTCGATGGCGTGGGCGCCGAGACCCTCATCGGCCGGGGCGACATGCTCTTCAAGCACGGCCGTCAGCCCTTCCCGCGCCGCGTGCACGGCGCCTTCGTGGAGACCGGCGAGGTGGAACGCATCGTGGATCACTGGCGCCAGGTGGGGGGCGACGACCCCGCCCACGTGAATCTCGAGCCCCGCCGCGAGGGCGGGCTCGACCTGGCCGCCGAGGACGACCTCTTCCCCGACGCCCGGCGCACGGTCATCCTCGCCGGCTTCGGCAGCACCACCATGCTGCAGCGTCGACTGCGCGTGGGCTACACCCGCGCCAGCCGCCTCATGGACATGCTGGAAGAGGCCGGCATCGTGGGGCCCCACACCGGCAGCAAGGCCCGCGAGCTGCTGGTCGGACCGGAGGCGCTGGAAGACGAGGAGCTGGGCGCATGAGCGATCCCGCCAAGGCGCGCCGCGTCTATCTCGAGTCGCTGGGCTGCGCCAAGACCCTCGTGGACAGCGAGGCCGCCCTCGGCCTGCTCCTCGGGCGCGGGTTTCGTCACGAGACGGACCCCGGCGCCGCCGAACTGCTGCTCCTGAACACCTGCTCCTTCATCGAATCGGCGCGCGAGCAGTCGGTGGAGCGCATTCTGGAGCTGGTGCGCCTCAAGGGGGAGACCGGCGCGCGCCTGGCGGTGATCGGCTGTCTGCCCCAGCGCTATGCCGACGAACTGCGCGACGAGATCCCCGAGATCGACCTGCTGGCCGGCGTGGGGCAGCAGGCGGAGCTGGCCGCGTCCCTGGCGGCGCTCTTCGCCGGCGACGACGCCGCGGCGGGGGCCCAGGCCCTCACGCCCGCGGCGCCGGCCATCAGCTTCGCGGGCTTTCTCGAGCGGCCGCTGCTGACGCCGCCGCATCTCGCCTACCTCAAGATCGGCGAGGGCTGCAGCCGCAAGTGCAGCTTCTGCGCGATACCGGGGATCCGCGGGCAGTTCCGCAGCCGCCCGCCCGAGGACCTGGAGGCCGAGGCGCGCGCGCTCGCGGCGCGCGGCGTGCGCGAGCTGAACATCATCAGCCAGGACACGGCCTACTACGGCCTGGACGCGGGGCCGAAGGGAGCGCGGGAGACCCTGCTGCCGCTGATGCGGCGCCTCTCGGCCGTGGACGGGCTGGAGTGGATCCGCGTCTTCTACCTGCATCCGACGCTGGTGGACCTGCCCGATCTGCTGGAGCTCTTCGCCCTGCCCAAGGTGCTGCCCTATCTGGACATGCCCATCCAGCACGCGTCGGCCTCGATGCTCAAGCTCATGCGCCGCGGCCACGGGCCCGAGCGGCTGACGGAGCTCTTCGGCGGGCTGCGGGCGGAGCGTCCCGACATGACCTTCCGCAGCACCGTGCTGGTGGGCCACCCCGGCGAGACGGAGGACGACCTCGCCACGCTCCTGGACTTCCTCGGCGAGCACGGCTTCGACCACCTGGGCGTCTTCGGCTACAGCCGCGAGGAGGGCACGGCCTCGCCGAGCCTCGGCCCGGCCGTGCCGGCCGAGAGCGTGGCGGAGCGGGTGGAGGCCGTCCAGCTCGCGCAGATGGCCTGCAGCGAGGAGCGCGCCGCGTCCTGGGTGGGACGCCGGGTGCGCGCGGTGGTGGAGGCGACGGCGACCCTCGGCGAGGGGCTGCCCCCCGAGCGCTGCCTGGATCCGCTGGCCAGCGCGCCCTTCCCGTCGGCGCGGGCGGCCCTGCGGGGGCCGCGGGAGGCCTACGAAGTGGACGGTCACCTCTTCCTCGACGACGACGCGGGCCTCGCCCCCGGCGACTGGGTCGAGGTGGAGGTGATCGAGAGCGACGTCTACGACCTGCGGGGGCGTCTGACCGGGCCGGCTTTGCCTTGACAGCGGCCGGGACGCTTCCTATACCAAGCTGGACCAACAACTTGACGGAGATCGCCATGCGCGCCACGCCTCGCCGAGTCGTCCTGTCCGCCCCTCGCCGCCTGCTGGGCTGCGCCGCGTTGCTCTTCCTCGCGCTGGGGCCGGCGGTGGCGGCGGAGCCGGCGCCGCTGACCGTGGAGGACATCCCCACGAATCTCGGCCTCGCCCACCGGATGGCGACCGAGGTGGCCGCGGCGACCCTGGACGCGCTGTCCCTGCCGGCCGGCGGCTGCGTCCTGCTGAAGGCGCGCGGCGAGCACTCGGGGAACTCGATCCTGGAGCTGGCGCTGGCCGAGGCCGCCCGCCAGCGCGGACTGGCGATCGCCGCGGCGGACGCCGGCTGTCCGACGACGCTCGAGTATCGCATCCTGGAGCTCCAGATCGCCTACACCGGTGTGGACCGCAGCGCGCTGTGGACGCGCAAGGAGATCGAGCGCCACGGCGCCTGCGTGCTCGCGGCGCGGGTCCTCGA
Above is a genomic segment from Candidatus Latescibacterota bacterium containing:
- a CDS encoding DNA translocase FtsK → MAGSRSTSRHPLRGLVALLLGLVVLGSLLTFHPGDWVGWGWDASLFHARNAFGFVGAVLAKILLFLLGALALWLLAPAFFLAGGADLLGRSRRPALQLWAAAALLALLWAGSAVAGGPSVVRQGWLGELLSEGLASLAGRTGSVIVLAFLSLMALVFALPGRVFGGLRRGLLVLGRGLLAPLRAGGRALTALGSGLAEALRWVGGSVRGLALRSQDAWAEQAARRAETRARAAGEDPSPMAVPAAAVHAITMEDEPVALAAAATTGAPARESRPEPRSAPAPARRARRKRGDLTLPPLELLEPPTVRSEAADKRFVEERAKVLVDKLASFNIGGRVSAMSQGPVVTTYEFEPDTGVKVNQILSRREDLALALRSKELRMVAPIPGKAAVGVELPNPKPRVIRLREVLEATDPVGAGGQLALALGVDVDGRATWTDLADMPHLLVAGATGTGKSVCINTLLVSLLLAHTPDTLRLFLVDPKMLELSVYNEIPHLMHPVITDNRVALQALNWLVGEMERRYLLLKPVGVRNIGEYNDKVRAGEVTDRDGQRVDETLPFLVGVVEEFADLMMTLGKDIQTPIVRLAQMARAVGIHLVLATQRPSVDIIDGVIKANFPSRIAFKVFSRFDSKTILDGVGAETLIGRGDMLFKHGRQPFPRRVHGAFVETGEVERIVDHWRQVGGDDPAHVNLEPRREGGLDLAAEDDLFPDARRTVILAGFGSTTMLQRRLRVGYTRASRLMDMLEEAGIVGPHTGSKARELLVGPEALEDEELGA
- the rimO gene encoding 30S ribosomal protein S12 methylthiotransferase RimO, with protein sequence MSDPAKARRVYLESLGCAKTLVDSEAALGLLLGRGFRHETDPGAAELLLLNTCSFIESAREQSVERILELVRLKGETGARLAVIGCLPQRYADELRDEIPEIDLLAGVGQQAELAASLAALFAGDDAAAGAQALTPAAPAISFAGFLERPLLTPPHLAYLKIGEGCSRKCSFCAIPGIRGQFRSRPPEDLEAEARALAARGVRELNIISQDTAYYGLDAGPKGARETLLPLMRRLSAVDGLEWIRVFYLHPTLVDLPDLLELFALPKVLPYLDMPIQHASASMLKLMRRGHGPERLTELFGGLRAERPDMTFRSTVLVGHPGETEDDLATLLDFLGEHGFDHLGVFGYSREEGTASPSLGPAVPAESVAERVEAVQLAQMACSEERAASWVGRRVRAVVEATATLGEGLPPERCLDPLASAPFPSARAALRGPREAYEVDGHLFLDDDAGLAPGDWVEVEVIESDVYDLRGRLTGPALP